Proteins found in one Zea mays cultivar B73 chromosome 1, Zm-B73-REFERENCE-NAM-5.0, whole genome shotgun sequence genomic segment:
- the LOC103644190 gene encoding uncharacterized protein LOC103644190: protein MSLTGPGPEKRQSRESARTRLREEEERVSFGLERAMVFASGSAAGGPQVLTARFVRQVVQGRWFMVFACLLILSASGATYIFSIYSKVLKSTLGYDQRTLNTLSFFKDLGANVGVISGLINEVTPPWVVLAMGAAMNLAGYLMIYLAIDGRTARPPVWLMCIYICVGANSQSFANTGALVTCVKNFPESRGVVLGLLKGFVGLSGAIFTQLYLAIYGDDAKSLVLLIAWLPAAVTILFVHTVRIMPYPRASRRRGPSAAATSNDAFFCFLYISIALATYLLVMIVVQKQVNFSHAAFAVSAAALLLILFLPLAVVVKQEYKIQKELEESLREDPTVTVEKPATAASLQLVAAAAAAPEPAVAQSMTTGTEAKRSSCLGSCLRHMFSPPAQGEDYTILQALVSVDMLVLFLATICGVGGTLTAIDNMGQIGQSLGYPAKSINTFVSLISIWNYAGRVTAGFASEVFLARYKFPRPLMLTLVLLLSCVGHLLIAFGVPQSLYVASVVIGFCFGAQWPLLFAIISEVFGLKYYSTLYNFGSVASPIGAYVLNVRVAGALYDVEAAKQHGGSLAGGADKTCIGVQCFRKAFLIITAATVAGALVSLVLVWRTRNFYRGDIYAKFRDSADADAAEERAEAEIGSTEVNGRKQ from the coding sequence ATGTCACTCACCGGGCCAGGGCCAGAGAAGCGGCAAAGCAGAGAGTCGGCGAGGACGAGACTACGAGAGGAGGAGGAGCGCGTGTCCTTTGGTTTGGAGCGAGCGATGGTGTTCGCGTCCgggtccgccgccggcgggccgcAGGTGCTGACGGCGCGGTTCGTGCGGCAGGTGGTGCAGGGCCGGTGGTTCATGGTGTTCGCGTGCCTGCTCATCTTGTCGGCGTCGGGCGCCACCTACATCTTCAGCATCTACTCCAAGGTGCTCAAGTCGACGCTGGGGTACGACCAGCGCACGCTCAACACGCTCTCCTTCTTCAAGGACCTGGGCGCCAACGTGGGCGTCATTTCGGGCCTCATCAACGAGGTCACGCCGCCGTGGGTGGTGCTCGCCATGGGCGCCGCCATGAACCTGGCGGGCTACCTCATGATCTACCTCGCCATCGACGGGCGCACCGCCAGGCCCCCCGTCTGGCTCATGTGCATCTACATCTGCGTGGGCGCCAACTCCCAGTCCTTCGCCAACACCGGCGCGCTCGTCACCTGCGTCAAGAACTTCCCGGAGAGCCGCGGCGTCGTGCTCGGCCTCCTCAAGGGCTTCGTCGGCCTCAGCGGCGCCATCTTCACGCAGCTCTACCTCGCCATCTACGGCGACGACGCCAAGTCGCTCGTGCTGCTCATCGCCTGGCTCCCCGCCGCCGTCACCATCCTCTTCGTCCACACCGTCCGCATCATGCCGTACCCGCGCGCCAGCCGACGCCGGGGCCCGTCAGCGGCAGCCACCAGCAACGACGCCTTCTTCTGCTTCCTCTACATCTCCATCGCGCTCGCGACCTACCTCCTCGTCATGATCGTGGTGCAGAAGCAGGTCAACTTCTCGCACGCCGCCTTCGCGGTCTCGGCCGCGgcgctgctcctcatcctcttcCTGCCGCTCGCCGTCGTCGTCAAGCAGGAGTACAAGATCCAGAAGGAGCTGGAGGAGTCCCTCCGCGAGGACCCCACGGTGACCGTGGAGAAACCGGCCACCGCAGCTTCGCTGCAGCtggtggcagcagcagcagcagcacctgaACCAGCGGTGGCTCAGAGCATGACTACGGGAACAGAGGCCAAGCGGTCCAGCTGCCTGGGGTCTTGCCTTCGGCACATGTTCAGCCCGCCGGCGCAGGGGGAGGACTACACCATCCTGCAGGCGCTGGTGAGCGTGGACATGCTGGTGCTGTTCCTGGCCACCATCTGCGGCGTGGGCGGCACGCTGACGGCGATCGACAACATGGGGCAGATCGGGCAGTCCCTGGGATACCCGGCCAAGAGCATCAACACGTTCGTCTCCCTCATCAGCATCTGGAACTACGCCGGGCGCGTCACCGCCGGGTTCGCGTCGGAGGTGTTCCTGGCGCGGTACAAGTTCCCGCGGCCGCTCATGCTCACGCTGGTGCTCCTGCTCTCGTGCGTCGGCCACCTCCTCATCGCCTTCGGCGTGCCGCAGTCGCTGTACGTGGCCTCCGTGGTGATCGGCTTCTGCTTCGGCGCGCAGTGGCCACTGCTGTTCGCCATCATCTCCGAGGTGTTTGGGCTCAAGTACTACTCCACGCTCTACAACTTCGGGTCCGTGGCCAGCCCCATCGGCGCCTACGTGCTCAACGTCCGCGTCGCGGGGGCGCTCTACGACGTGGAGGCCGCCAAGCAGCACGGCGGCTCCCTGGCGGGCGGCGCAGACAAGACCTGCATCGGCGTGCAGTGCTTCCGCAAGGCGTTCCTCATTATCACGGCCGCCACGGTCGCCGGCGCGCTCGTGTCGCTGGTGCTGGTGTGGCGGACCAGGAACTTCTACAGGGGCGACATCTACGCCAAGTTCAGGGACAGCGCCGACGCGGACGCCGCCGAGGAAAGGGCGGAGGCGGAGATCGGGTCAACGGAGGTTAACGGGAGGAAGCAGTAG